In Arthrobacter sp. MN05-02, one genomic interval encodes:
- a CDS encoding AMP-dependent synthetase gives MDDVAARLGTERRLVLLAARNDLESLVAYLAAIRAGHPLLLVPADKPAALDSLVDAYDPDVVLRTGDGVLDLDERWPGTRHDLHPDLALLLSTSGSTGSPKLVRLSLTNLEENARSIAAYLGIGPDDRAATTLPLSYCYGLSVVNSHLIRGAGLVLTDLSVVDPCFWDVFRERGATSFAAVPYSFDLLDRVGFAEMDLPDLRYVTQAGGRLAPEKVRSWAETGQRRGWDLFVMYGATEATARMAYLPPDLAAEHPDTIGVPVPGGAFRIDPVDGLPHGELVYSGPNVMLGYAEGPGDLALGRTVHELRTGDLARRHANGLYEVVGRRSRFVKIAGLRVDLGQVERILSGLGAVAAVAGSDDDGLVIAVEGEHDTDLLAKVLAADLGLPRGSVGLRAVEHLPRLATGKIDYPAVLGLAVPGPAASADTGADREGPADVPRIFAECLDRADVGAADTFVTLDGDSLSYVALSVRLEAALGRLPSGWHLRTVGELSGRREPRGRRLVSFLEPSIVLRAVATVCIVAAHVELFTFHTAHLLFVIAGFNFARFQLAGSRTVRLRRQARSFARIVVPSVAFITVAYVLTDNYSIANIFLLNGMVGPQEVTSEWHFWFVEMLVYVLVAVMALLAVPWVDRLERRAPFGFALGLLAVTLLSRYDIVDPGLPKPLPVFWLFMLGWAVARADSTRRRLLVSALAVLTVPGFFDHPLREATIVVGLLLVTWVPALPVPSVLRRATGWLAAASLYIYLTHWLVYPVLLPLGQVAAVVGCLPVGVAYWALCRWLPIAFGQWRRRREAVAPEPVNA, from the coding sequence GTGGACGACGTCGCGGCACGCCTCGGCACGGAACGACGCCTCGTCCTGCTCGCCGCACGCAACGACCTGGAGTCACTCGTCGCCTACCTGGCGGCGATCAGGGCCGGTCATCCGCTCCTCCTGGTGCCGGCGGACAAGCCTGCAGCCCTCGATTCACTCGTCGATGCCTACGATCCCGACGTCGTGCTCCGGACCGGCGACGGCGTGCTCGACCTCGACGAGCGGTGGCCCGGCACCCGCCACGACCTCCATCCCGACCTCGCGCTGCTGCTCAGCACGTCGGGGTCGACCGGTTCGCCGAAGCTCGTGCGGCTGTCCCTGACGAACCTCGAGGAAAATGCCCGGTCGATCGCCGCATACCTGGGCATCGGACCCGATGACCGCGCCGCCACCACCCTCCCGCTCAGCTACTGCTACGGCCTCTCCGTCGTGAACAGCCATCTCATCCGCGGGGCCGGCCTCGTGCTCACCGACCTGTCCGTCGTGGACCCCTGTTTCTGGGACGTCTTCCGCGAGCGCGGTGCCACCTCGTTCGCCGCCGTCCCCTACAGCTTCGACCTGCTGGACCGGGTGGGTTTCGCGGAGATGGACCTGCCCGACCTGCGCTACGTCACGCAGGCGGGCGGACGCCTCGCCCCGGAAAAGGTCCGCTCGTGGGCGGAGACCGGCCAGCGCCGGGGCTGGGACCTCTTCGTCATGTACGGAGCCACGGAGGCCACTGCGCGCATGGCCTACCTGCCACCGGACCTGGCGGCCGAGCACCCGGACACCATCGGTGTGCCGGTACCGGGTGGTGCATTCCGGATCGATCCGGTGGACGGCCTGCCGCACGGGGAACTGGTGTACTCGGGTCCGAACGTCATGCTGGGCTATGCGGAGGGCCCCGGAGACCTCGCGCTGGGGCGCACGGTGCACGAGCTGCGAACCGGTGACCTCGCACGCCGGCATGCCAACGGCCTCTACGAGGTGGTGGGCCGGCGCAGCCGCTTCGTGAAGATCGCAGGCCTGCGGGTGGACCTCGGGCAGGTCGAGCGGATCCTCTCCGGTCTGGGTGCCGTGGCCGCCGTCGCCGGTTCCGACGACGACGGCCTGGTGATCGCGGTCGAGGGCGAGCATGACACGGACCTCCTCGCGAAAGTCCTCGCCGCCGATCTCGGGCTGCCCCGAGGCTCGGTCGGATTGCGCGCGGTGGAACACCTGCCCCGGCTGGCCACGGGCAAGATCGACTACCCGGCCGTCCTCGGCCTGGCGGTCCCGGGACCTGCGGCATCCGCGGACACGGGCGCCGACCGGGAAGGGCCGGCCGATGTGCCACGCATCTTCGCCGAGTGCCTGGACCGCGCCGACGTCGGAGCTGCGGATACCTTCGTCACGCTCGACGGCGATTCGCTGTCCTACGTGGCCCTCTCCGTCCGGCTGGAGGCGGCCCTGGGCCGGCTTCCCAGCGGCTGGCACCTTCGGACGGTGGGCGAACTGTCCGGCCGCCGCGAGCCGCGGGGCCGGAGGCTCGTCTCCTTCCTCGAACCGTCGATCGTGCTGCGGGCCGTGGCGACGGTCTGCATCGTGGCCGCCCACGTCGAGCTGTTCACGTTCCACACCGCGCATCTGCTGTTCGTCATCGCCGGTTTCAACTTCGCGCGGTTCCAGCTGGCCGGGAGCCGGACCGTTCGCCTGCGACGCCAGGCCCGGAGCTTCGCGAGGATCGTCGTCCCGTCGGTGGCCTTCATCACCGTGGCCTACGTCCTCACCGACAACTACAGCATCGCCAACATCTTCCTGCTCAACGGCATGGTGGGGCCCCAGGAGGTCACCAGCGAGTGGCACTTCTGGTTCGTGGAGATGCTCGTCTACGTGCTCGTCGCCGTCATGGCCCTGCTGGCCGTTCCCTGGGTGGACCGGCTCGAGCGCCGCGCGCCGTTCGGCTTCGCCCTGGGCCTGCTGGCGGTCACGCTGCTCAGCCGGTACGACATCGTCGATCCCGGTCTGCCCAAGCCCCTTCCCGTCTTCTGGCTCTTCATGCTGGGATGGGCCGTCGCACGGGCGGATAGCACCCGGCGTCGCCTGCTGGTGTCCGCCCTCGCCGTGCTGACCGTGCCGGGCTTCTTCGACCATCCGCTCCGCGAGGCGACCATCGTGGTGGGCCTGCTGCTGGTCACCTGGGTACCGGCGCTGCCCGTGCCCTCGGTCCTGCGCCGCGCAACGGGTTGGCTCGCTGCCGCGTCACTGTACATCTACCTCACGCACTGGCTCGTCTATCCCGTCCTGCTCCCCCTCGGTCAGGTGGCTGCAGTGGTGGGCTGCCTGCCCGTCGGGGTCGCGTACTGGGCTCTGTGCCGATGGTTGCCGATCGCGTTCGGGCAGTGGCGGCGGCGCAGGGAAGCGGTCGCACCGGAACCGGTCAACGCCTGA
- a CDS encoding ABC transporter gives MTAQVTIDPPGPATGSAPALSLEAVTKRYRSARGVEALDLSVPAGELVTLIGPSGCGKSTTLRLVAGLERADSGRISVAGDIVSDANRFVNPERRRVGLVFQDHALFPHLTVARNVEFGLGRLPRSERRKRVGDLLDVVQLVHLADRYPHELSGGEQQRVALARALAPRPAVVLLDEPFSSLDESLRAQVRRDTVATLQDTGTTGVLVTHDQTEALSVGSRVVVMHDGVIEQADVPEKVFERPATRFVASFMGDADFLPAHVHRALLTCEIGIVSTVPGWADSDVDVDVVLRPHEVALRPAADATARVSSVEYHGAFVLHHVRLASGRTLRSWQPHDVRYPVGTAVAVSVAAGTSPTLLVGDQAVTAPPGTTGRIDGTR, from the coding sequence GTGACGGCACAGGTGACGATCGATCCTCCCGGCCCCGCGACCGGGAGCGCTCCGGCGCTCAGCCTCGAGGCGGTCACGAAGCGCTACCGATCGGCCCGGGGCGTCGAGGCGCTGGACCTCTCCGTTCCCGCGGGCGAGCTGGTGACACTGATCGGTCCCTCGGGGTGCGGCAAGTCGACGACGCTGCGGCTCGTGGCCGGTCTGGAGCGGGCCGACTCCGGCCGGATCAGCGTCGCCGGCGATATCGTCTCGGATGCGAACCGCTTCGTGAATCCGGAGCGCCGCCGGGTAGGCCTCGTGTTCCAGGACCATGCGCTCTTCCCGCACCTGACGGTCGCCCGCAACGTCGAGTTCGGCCTCGGCCGGTTGCCCCGGAGCGAGCGCCGGAAGCGCGTCGGTGACCTCCTGGACGTCGTCCAGCTCGTGCACCTCGCGGACCGGTACCCGCACGAGCTCTCGGGGGGCGAGCAGCAGCGCGTAGCCCTGGCACGCGCACTGGCGCCGCGGCCCGCCGTCGTGCTCCTCGACGAGCCGTTCTCCAGCCTCGACGAATCGTTGCGCGCGCAGGTCCGGCGTGACACCGTGGCGACGCTGCAGGACACCGGTACCACCGGTGTCCTCGTCACCCACGACCAGACCGAGGCGCTGTCCGTCGGGTCACGTGTGGTCGTCATGCACGACGGCGTGATCGAACAGGCCGATGTCCCGGAGAAGGTCTTCGAGCGGCCGGCCACCCGTTTCGTCGCCTCGTTCATGGGCGACGCCGACTTCCTTCCCGCGCACGTGCACCGGGCTTTGCTGACGTGCGAGATCGGGATCGTCTCCACCGTTCCGGGCTGGGCGGACAGCGACGTCGACGTCGACGTCGTCCTCCGGCCCCACGAGGTGGCCCTGCGCCCGGCCGCGGACGCCACCGCCCGGGTCTCGTCCGTGGAGTACCACGGCGCGTTCGTCCTGCACCACGTACGGCTTGCCTCGGGACGGACCCTCCGGTCCTGGCAGCCCCACGACGTGCGCTATCCCGTGGGTACGGCCGTGGCAGTGAGCGTGGCCGCCGGAACCTCCCCCACGCTGCTCGTGGGCGACCAGGCAGTGACAGCACCGCCCGGCACCACCGGAAGAATCGACGGAACCCGATGA
- a CDS encoding ABC transporter permease produces the protein MTDTAALAEPRSSRRRFRTYGVGRPAWSTLVVTVAVVVATPVLAVVVDGLGSIGDSAPPRDLARMVLTTVALMLGVGAGSLLVGGGLAWLVTAYRFPLRGLLVWLLVLPLAIPAYVLGFVFLSVFDVAGPVQSFLRAVFGTDVWVPEVRSLPAAILVMSLSLYPYVYLLARSALIEQSSGTYDAARTLGATRGQALRRVVLPLARPSLAAGLALVMMETLTDFATVQYFNVQTVSVGVYLVWKGTFDFHAATQLAVLVLLFAVAVLVAERSLRGRARYHQHGGRRQGFQPERLRGARGWVATALCLTALSAGFLIPVGQLLLWAAGQALSDASFLADPRFGEYLANSLVVAVVTAVACVVLSLSVGHAIRMGGGRLVSFAAQLTTFGYAVPGAVVGIGVLLSFALADDALERAGVPGGTGLIVTGSVVGILYAYVIRFLAPAYQSVGASLEKIPPTVTFSALSLGAGPRRILSRVHLLLARPGVAVALMLVVIDAVKELPIVLLLRPFGFTTASVWVYELARENFWEKASLPALVIVAVAIIPVFVLVRSARQDEAQRTASGKVRQ, from the coding sequence GTGACCGATACGGCCGCGCTCGCCGAGCCACGGTCTTCCCGGCGGCGCTTCCGGACGTACGGTGTCGGCCGGCCCGCGTGGTCGACGCTGGTCGTCACCGTCGCCGTCGTCGTCGCCACCCCCGTGCTGGCGGTCGTCGTCGACGGTCTCGGAAGTATCGGCGATTCCGCGCCTCCGCGGGACCTGGCGCGCATGGTGCTCACCACCGTGGCCCTGATGCTGGGAGTGGGCGCCGGATCCCTGCTGGTGGGCGGCGGGCTTGCCTGGCTTGTGACCGCCTACCGCTTCCCGCTGCGGGGCCTGCTGGTGTGGCTGCTCGTCCTGCCGCTGGCGATACCGGCCTATGTCCTCGGGTTCGTCTTCCTCTCCGTCTTCGACGTGGCCGGACCCGTGCAGTCGTTCCTGCGGGCCGTGTTCGGAACGGACGTATGGGTTCCCGAGGTCCGCTCGCTGCCCGCTGCGATCCTCGTGATGTCGCTGTCCCTCTACCCCTACGTCTACCTGCTGGCGCGGTCGGCGCTGATCGAGCAGTCCTCCGGGACGTACGACGCCGCCCGCACCCTGGGTGCCACCCGCGGGCAGGCGCTACGGCGCGTGGTGCTGCCGCTCGCCCGTCCGTCTCTGGCCGCGGGACTGGCGCTGGTGATGATGGAGACGCTGACCGACTTCGCGACCGTGCAGTACTTCAATGTGCAGACCGTCTCGGTGGGGGTCTACCTGGTGTGGAAGGGCACGTTCGACTTCCACGCCGCGACGCAGCTCGCCGTGCTGGTCCTGTTGTTCGCGGTGGCCGTCCTGGTCGCGGAGAGGTCGCTGCGGGGCCGAGCCCGTTACCACCAGCACGGCGGCCGGAGGCAGGGATTCCAGCCCGAAAGGCTGCGTGGAGCGCGTGGCTGGGTCGCCACGGCCCTGTGCCTCACGGCACTGTCCGCCGGGTTCCTCATCCCGGTGGGGCAGCTCCTGCTCTGGGCTGCCGGGCAGGCGCTGTCCGATGCGTCCTTCCTCGCCGACCCGCGCTTCGGCGAGTACCTGGCCAACAGCCTGGTGGTGGCGGTGGTCACCGCCGTGGCCTGCGTGGTCCTCTCCCTGTCCGTCGGCCATGCGATCCGCATGGGCGGTGGGCGTCTCGTCTCCTTCGCGGCCCAGCTGACGACGTTCGGTTATGCCGTCCCCGGTGCCGTCGTGGGGATCGGCGTCCTGTTGTCGTTCGCCCTGGCCGATGACGCGCTGGAACGCGCCGGCGTCCCGGGGGGTACCGGGTTGATCGTGACCGGTTCGGTGGTCGGCATCCTCTACGCCTATGTCATCCGGTTCCTCGCCCCTGCCTACCAGTCCGTCGGTGCGAGCCTCGAGAAGATCCCCCCGACCGTCACCTTCTCCGCCCTGAGCCTCGGCGCCGGCCCACGCCGCATCCTGAGTCGGGTGCATCTGCTCCTCGCCCGGCCAGGGGTGGCCGTGGCACTCATGCTGGTGGTGATCGACGCCGTGAAGGAACTGCCGATCGTCCTGCTCCTGAGGCCCTTCGGGTTCACGACGGCGTCCGTGTGGGTGTACGAGCTCGCGCGCGAGAACTTCTGGGAGAAGGCCTCGCTCCCGGCGCTGGTCATCGTGGCGGTCGCCATCATCCCCGTCTTCGTCCTCGTCCGTTCCGCCCGTCAGGACGAGGCACAGCGGACGGCATCCGGAAAGGTACGGCAGTGA